One window of Carassius auratus strain Wakin chromosome 17, ASM336829v1, whole genome shotgun sequence genomic DNA carries:
- the LOC113117632 gene encoding interleukin-17A-like: MFLSFFNAKYMVMLSCVLANLTLAKQGQKKICDTSLTISNEIHASLDADSKGNGNIHSRSLSAWTWIPKYSPRRIPQVIFEAQCSSEHCTLPNGVDMRLNSLPIYQEILVLNQDTEDRKCFRATFERVIVGCTCVWAKTS; encoded by the exons ATGTTTCTGAGCTTCTTCAACGCCAAATACATG gtCATGCTGAGCTGTGTGCTGGCGAACCTCACATTGGCCAAACAAGGGCAGAAAAAAATATGTGACACTAGTTTGACGATTTCCAATGAGATTCATGCCTCTCTGGATGCAGACTCAAAGGGAAATGGCAACATCCACAGCCGCTCATTATCTGCATGGACCTGGAT ACCGAAGTATTCACCACGCAGAATACCACAGGTCATCTTTGAAGCCCAGTGCAGTTCAGAACATTGCACCCTTCCCAATGGCGTGGATATGAGACTGAACTCATTGCCCATTTATCAGGAGATCCTGGTGCTAAACCAGGATACGGAGGACAGGAAGTGCTTCAGGGCGACTTTTGAGAGAGTAATAGTGGGCTGTACATGTGTGTGGGCCAAAACCTCCTAA